In the Drosophila virilis strain 15010-1051.87 chromosome 4, Dvir_AGI_RSII-ME, whole genome shotgun sequence genome, ttaatattttgataatatCCAACGCCAAATTACGTTGCCTTTGTGAAGTTAAGTTTTAACaatgaaattgatttaatggaaattaaaattaggcaaaaattaaagttttgGATAGTTAAAAACTTAACATTTTGGTAAAATATGAACAGaacatgcaacaaaatattttgttgtttttttttgataaaattaATCAATATGAATTGAAGAAACAATCGAAAAGTACATAAACTATTGTTAACTAAGCTTTCAAATTGCATTCCGTTGCGAATATCATAAATGAATGGGAAAACTCAAATTATTTGAATCGATTGGAAAAAAGTCCTTCGAAACTGGGGCCTCGGCGCATTAATGGAATTTGCGCTTTTTGCCAACACGTTTCTTGCCCTTGCCGCGGCTTTTGGCCAATTTGCGTTTTTTGCTTAGCCCATCGCCACGCAGCGCCGACTCCCGATTGATCTCGCCCAGAATTTCATCGCCCAGAGTGCCTGTGTAACATATAATATGCATAGAAGgataaatatgaataaatgACGGACTTACCCAATGTGGTGAGCTTTCGCTGACGATGCTTCTCCGCCTTGGTGACCGGCAGACGCACCAGGTAGGTCTCCTCGTACTCCTGCTTCTCCTTCTGCGCTTGCGAGAGCAGCTGCTGGGCGCGCGAGCCAGAGGAGAGCTCAGTGGGCGCATCCAAGTACTCCTCCTTCAGATCCTGCAGCATCGACGAGCTATGGGTAGGATTGATTTAGCATAGACTATATAGATTGCATTGGGCAGATATGGTCTTACGTGATGGCACGCTTTTTGGCACGCTCCAGTGCCTTCTGCTCCTTGTCCGCGTCCCGCTCATCCCCGTCGTAGTAGACGGGCTTAATGCGCGGCGGCACATAGACGCCCGATTTGCCGGCTGTGGCCGCCTTGCGCGGCTTTTTCGCAGCGCCAGCCCCGTCGGCCTCGTCGCCCTCCTCGTCGTCAGCCTCATCGCTGTCGCTGGCTGCCGCATCGGCCTCCTGCTCAGCGTCGGCACCAGCAGCGCTGAGCATCTCCTCGGGATTCGGCTTGTAGAGTATGGGATCTGTGCTGCTCGAAACTCCAGTTGTCGCCGTCTTGACCAGCTTGTCGATCTGATAGCGCAGCTTGTGATCTATGGGCCGTATCTTCTCCAGCACGGTGCGTATCTCGATCAGGCGCTCAATCGAGGGATCACCCTCGATGGTCTCGCCGGAGCATTTGCGCAGCACCACATATGTCAGATTGATCAAGTAGTCGAGCAGCATATGGTACTTGACCTCCAGGAAGCTCAGGCCGTACTCTGTGCTCAGCTCGCCGCGCTTGACGCGCTGCAGCATTCCCTCGACCAGATCCGTCACCTGTTTCACATTGCTGTTCATCTCGCCCAGCAGCTGAATCGCCTGCGGTATGTCCTGCTGACCCTGCATCTCACAATCGTAATCCAAAGCCTGccaagagacagagagagagagagaaagagagagagagagagagggagagagaattaaataaaattgatttaattttagtttattCACTTTTTTGTCCATTTCCCCCCAGCGGAaagttgaaaaatatatatagaaattcgTATTTCGTAGCGAATCAAAGCAAAACCTTACTTGTGCTGACCTTTGACCCGCAATTTTCTAACATGACTCAAAGGAGTTTAAAGAGAGATCATTTGAATTTGCTTTAAGGCtgatcgaatggtaagcatGAAAGTTTCATATGAAAGTTTTCCACGTTTATTACACTTTTAGGCGTGAATTTGAGCAAAGTCCCAGCAAAAAAGTAGaatacaaatgtttttcacgcTTCTTTCACTTTTGCGCGTGAATTTGGGTCAAACACCACCGTGTTTTTTGGCACTTACCAGAAAtaagataaacaatttaactttctaGTCTGACAGAATGAGTATCCGTTAATTATGTAGTTTATTTTAGCTTGgctaattattataaagaaTATGTAAAGCCTTATCAGTGTTAAGTCAAAGTGAAAGAATTGTTGTGTGAGACTATATAGAAGTATATTTAATGAGTTGAATAATCAACCAATTAATTCTATAGcaatattaatttaagtaCGCATAAGCTAATCCTAAGCCCAGCTTAAAGTTCTGTGCACTTCATGTCAAAAGTGTTTATCCTTTCGTAATACCATAATTTTTGACTATGCAGACCTGGTTTACCTGATCCATTGTAGGGCGCAGAGTCGAATTTTCTAACAA is a window encoding:
- the LOC6628071 gene encoding neuroguidin isoform X2, producing MVQALDYDCEMQGQQDIPQAIQLLGEMNSNVKQVTDLVEGMLQRVKRGELSTEYGLSFLEVKYHMLLDYLINLTYVVLRKCSGETIEGDPSIERLIEIRTVLEKIRPIDHKLRYQIDKLVKTATTGVSSSTDPILYKPNPEEMLSAAGADAEQEADAAASDSDEADDEEGDEADGAGAAKKPRKAATAGKSGVYVPPRIKPVYYDGDERDADKEQKALERAKKRAITSSMLQDLKEEYLDAPTELSSGSRAQQLLSQAQKEKQEYEETYLVRLPVTKAEKHRQRKLTTLGTLGDEILGEINRESALRGDGLSKKRKLAKSRGKGKKRVGKKRKFH
- the LOC6628071 gene encoding neuroguidin isoform X1, encoding MALDYDCEMQGQQDIPQAIQLLGEMNSNVKQVTDLVEGMLQRVKRGELSTEYGLSFLEVKYHMLLDYLINLTYVVLRKCSGETIEGDPSIERLIEIRTVLEKIRPIDHKLRYQIDKLVKTATTGVSSSTDPILYKPNPEEMLSAAGADAEQEADAAASDSDEADDEEGDEADGAGAAKKPRKAATAGKSGVYVPPRIKPVYYDGDERDADKEQKALERAKKRAITSSMLQDLKEEYLDAPTELSSGSRAQQLLSQAQKEKQEYEETYLVRLPVTKAEKHRQRKLTTLGTLGDEILGEINRESALRGDGLSKKRKLAKSRGKGKKRVGKKRKFH